In Campylobacter showae, the genomic stretch GTCGTAGTCTTGACCGCCCTCTTTTAGATATACCTCGGCTCTGTAATAAAGATCGTCGCCCTCAAGCTCTCTAGTGTAGTCTGGGCTCTGGCTTTTGGTGAGATAGACGCCATATCTAAAGTCCATCTCGTCGCCAAGTCCGACATTTAAATTTACAAAATTTTCACCATTTGTGACCTTTGCTTCAAGGCCGTTTTTGGCAAATTCCTCTTTTAGCTCGTTAAACGCTTTTAGTACAACCTCGTTTAAAAATTTCTTGCCATCTTTCTTGCCTGGCAGCGTAATGATCGCACTTAGGCGCTCTTGCCACGGCTTTGAAAGATCACTAATAGGCATGTTATTAAAGTTATTTGTCTCTTTTTTGGTTACATCCACGCGCAGCGCCTTAAATAGCCCGTAAATGGCGCCAAGTAGCACGATAGCAAACGGTAACGCCGTAGTGATCGTGAGAGCTTGAAGCGAGCCAAGACCGCCGGCTAGCATCAAAAATGCCGCTACGACGCCCACTGTAACGCCCCAAAAGACCTTTTGCCAAACCGGCGTATCGTCCTTACCATTTGAGCAAAGCATGTTCATAACTATCGCCGCTGAGTCGGCCGAAGTGACGAAAAATATGACGATCATAAAGACCGCGATCGTGCTTAGCACGCCTGAAAAGCTAAATTTTTCTAAAAACATAAAAAGCGCCGAAGCCGAGTCAGAATTTACCGTGGTCGCTAGCTCGCTAAAGCCATTTTGAACAAGCGCAATCGCCGAGTTGCCAAAAAAGCTCATCCAAGCAAAGGTAAAACCCGTCGGCACTAAAAGCACGCCGATCACAAATTCTCTTATCGTCCTGCCCTTTGAAATTTTGGCGATAAACAGCCCCACAAACGGCGACCAAGATAGCCACCAAGCCCAGTATAGCAGCGTCCAACCGCCAAGCCAGCTCTCGTTTTGCCTCTCGTAGGCGTAGAGGTTAAAGGTGTTTGAAATAAGCGTCGATACGTAGTCGCCGCTGTTTTGCACAAACGACTTTAAAAGCTGTGTCGTATCGCCCAAAAATAGTATCAAAAACATAAAACATATAGCTAGCGCGATATTTGAGTTTGATAAAATTTTAATCCCCTTATCAACGCCGCTTGCCGCCGAGATGGTCGCTGCAAAACAAAGCACTATTAGAAGCGTAATATGCATGGTCGGCAGGCCAAAAACGTGCGTAAGGCCGGCATTTACCTGAAGTACGCCGTATCCTAGCGAGGTCGCTACGCCAAAAAGCGTCGCTACGACGGCAAATGTGTCGATGGCGTTGCCGATCTTGCCGTAAATTTTATCGCCGATTATCGGATAAAACGCCGATCTAAGCGTGAGCGGCAAGCCGTGTCTATACGAGAAAAAGGCGAGAATTAACGCCACGATAGCATAGACCGACCATGCGCCCATA encodes the following:
- a CDS encoding BCCT family transporter, with amino-acid sequence MIKFQKSKFNNSVFIPSLVVIFLITAFAAIFPNFSNEFFKGMQNYIAAKFGWFYILTVAVILLSIIILGFSKLGEIKLGADHVKPEHKNISWFSMLFAAGMGIGLVFFGVAEPLMHYLNPPLGDAQTIAAQKLAMNITFFHWGMGAWSVYAIVALILAFFSYRHGLPLTLRSAFYPIIGDKIYGKIGNAIDTFAVVATLFGVATSLGYGVLQVNAGLTHVFGLPTMHITLLIVLCFAATISAASGVDKGIKILSNSNIALAICFMFLILFLGDTTQLLKSFVQNSGDYVSTLISNTFNLYAYERQNESWLGGWTLLYWAWWLSWSPFVGLFIAKISKGRTIREFVIGVLLVPTGFTFAWMSFFGNSAIALVQNGFSELATTVNSDSASALFMFLEKFSFSGVLSTIAVFMIVIFFVTSADSAAIVMNMLCSNGKDDTPVWQKVFWGVTVGVVAAFLMLAGGLGSLQALTITTALPFAIVLLGAIYGLFKALRVDVTKKETNNFNNMPISDLSKPWQERLSAIITLPGKKDGKKFLNEVVLKAFNELKEEFAKNGLEAKVTNGENFVNLNVGLGDEMDFRYGVYLTKSQSPDYTRELEGDDLYYRAEVYLKEGGQDYDVLGWSEATLINDVIEQYRKHMQFLHVVRK